The following coding sequences lie in one Phycicoccus duodecadis genomic window:
- a CDS encoding GmrSD restriction endonuclease domain-containing protein has product MTTPAGWYPDGDGLRYWDGSRWTEHVAPRPATAAPTPRTAATPAGRGPGPAHWFGWGGLVAVAFLGGLSSGVSGFFSLAGAYVLVVAVVGLVRGHVGWARLRGRATAGVALAAAVVITGIGGATASPVEGSTGLELAGPTAAAPTGAASASAVPTPVPTPTPSPPSTPTVTPTPSPTPTKAAPARGTALAALATVAVKGRAPKTGYDRAQFGTAWKDVDRNGCDTRNDILRRDLRPFTLKAGTHGCLVLSGTLKSPYTGATKAFVRGQGTSSAVQIDHVVALSDAWQKGAQQLDAGTRTAFANDPLNLLAVEGAVNQAKSDGDAATWLPPRKAYRCAYVARQVAVKVRYHLWMTAAEHDAVERILLTCPGQKLPTAGAVALGGGRVVSAPAPTTTAPRVVSPPPPGGTDPHFDTCKAAKAAGYGPYYRGRDAEYDWYRDADSDGIVCE; this is encoded by the coding sequence ATGACGACACCGGCCGGCTGGTACCCCGACGGCGACGGCCTGCGCTACTGGGACGGCTCCCGCTGGACCGAGCACGTGGCGCCGCGTCCGGCGACTGCTGCTCCGACGCCTCGGACGGCTGCGACGCCCGCCGGGCGGGGCCCCGGGCCCGCGCACTGGTTCGGCTGGGGCGGCCTGGTGGCGGTCGCGTTCCTCGGCGGGCTGAGCTCGGGCGTCAGCGGCTTCTTCTCGCTGGCCGGCGCCTACGTGCTGGTGGTGGCCGTCGTCGGGCTGGTGCGTGGGCACGTCGGCTGGGCCCGCCTGCGCGGGCGCGCCACGGCCGGGGTGGCACTCGCCGCCGCGGTCGTCATCACCGGCATCGGCGGGGCCACCGCCTCCCCCGTCGAGGGGTCGACCGGCCTCGAGCTCGCCGGACCCACGGCCGCCGCGCCCACGGGTGCGGCATCCGCGTCCGCCGTCCCCACGCCGGTCCCGACCCCCACCCCGAGCCCGCCGTCGACGCCCACCGTCACCCCCACCCCGAGCCCCACCCCCACGAAGGCCGCCCCGGCCCGCGGCACCGCCCTGGCCGCGCTGGCCACCGTGGCGGTCAAGGGCCGGGCCCCCAAGACGGGCTACGACCGGGCGCAGTTCGGCACCGCCTGGAAGGACGTCGACCGCAACGGCTGTGACACCCGCAACGACATCCTGCGCCGTGACCTGCGCCCGTTCACCCTCAAGGCCGGGACCCACGGCTGCCTCGTGCTGTCCGGGACGCTGAAGAGCCCCTACACGGGCGCGACCAAGGCCTTCGTGCGCGGCCAGGGCACGTCGTCGGCGGTGCAGATCGACCACGTCGTGGCCCTGTCGGACGCCTGGCAGAAGGGGGCGCAGCAGCTCGACGCCGGCACCCGCACCGCCTTCGCGAACGACCCGCTGAACCTGCTCGCCGTCGAGGGCGCGGTGAACCAGGCCAAGAGCGACGGGGATGCCGCCACCTGGCTGCCGCCGCGCAAGGCCTACCGCTGCGCGTACGTGGCCCGCCAGGTCGCGGTGAAGGTCCGGTACCACCTGTGGATGACGGCCGCCGAGCACGACGCCGTCGAGCGCATCCTGCTGACCTGCCCGGGGCAGAAGCTCCCCACCGCCGGCGCGGTCGCCCTGGGTGGCGGGCGCGTGGTCAGCGCACCGGCGCCCACGACCACGGCGCCGCGGGTCGTGAGCCCGCCCCCGCCCGGCGGCACCGACCCGCACTTCGACACCTGCAAGGCCGCGAAGGCTGCCGGCTACGGGCCGTACTACCGCGGGCGGGACGCCGAGTACGACTGGTACCGCGACGCCGACAGCGACGGCATCGTCTGCGAGTGA
- a CDS encoding glycoside hydrolase family 15 protein produces the protein MTGSSRAPADLSYPPQVVREYAFLGDGYRGALIGPRGDVGWLCAPTWDSPPALARLIGGDGVYAVTPHDPFVWGGSYEPGSLIWRSRWTTAQARLECREALACPSDPHRLVLLRRIRPLYGPCSVDIVLQVADGFERSPLSARRDDSGAWVLESGTRRARWTGAGDARLDRDGVLRLHLDVAAGEHHDLVLEISDRALPELPDPARLWATTESYWHDTVPAFESSAAPRDARHAYAVLRGLTSPGGGGMVAAATLGMPERVEAGRNYDYRYVWLRDQAYAGLAVSVDQPDPLMDEAVALSTARVLEHGPDLAPAYRLDGRLPPRERDLDLPGYPGGKVVAGNWVRGQFQLDVCGELLQLYATSARHDHLTVDDVRALTQVVDIIEQRWDEPDAGVWELDDQWWTQSRLACVAGLRAAAAQLSGPQAGRLVSLADAVMAETSRRCLGPDGAWQRAPGLTGVDASLLLPPVRGALSPADPRSLATLAAVSRDLVEDGYVYRYQPDDRPLGEAEGAFLLCGFGMSLAHLAAGDRVEAFRWFERQRASCGPAGLLSEEFDVRERQLRGNLPQGFVHALLLECAQRLGATGEGPGTD, from the coding sequence GTGACCGGCTCCTCCCGGGCCCCCGCCGACCTCTCGTATCCCCCACAGGTGGTGCGCGAGTACGCCTTCCTCGGTGACGGCTACCGGGGCGCCCTCATCGGCCCCCGCGGCGATGTCGGATGGCTGTGCGCGCCCACCTGGGACAGCCCGCCGGCGCTCGCTCGGCTGATCGGCGGCGACGGGGTCTACGCGGTGACGCCCCACGACCCGTTCGTCTGGGGCGGCTCCTACGAGCCGGGCAGCCTCATCTGGCGCAGCCGGTGGACCACCGCGCAGGCGCGGCTCGAGTGCCGTGAGGCGCTCGCGTGCCCGTCCGACCCCCACCGCCTGGTCCTGCTGCGACGGATCCGTCCGCTGTACGGGCCCTGCAGCGTCGACATCGTCCTCCAGGTGGCCGACGGGTTCGAGCGCTCGCCGCTGAGCGCCCGGCGCGACGACAGCGGCGCCTGGGTCCTGGAGTCGGGCACCCGCCGGGCCCGCTGGACCGGCGCCGGGGACGCCCGCCTCGACCGGGACGGCGTCCTGCGCCTCCACCTGGACGTGGCGGCCGGTGAGCACCACGACCTGGTCCTCGAGATCAGCGACCGCGCGCTCCCCGAGCTGCCGGACCCCGCCCGGCTCTGGGCCACCACGGAGAGCTACTGGCACGACACGGTGCCCGCGTTCGAGTCGTCGGCGGCCCCCCGGGACGCCCGGCACGCCTACGCCGTGCTGCGTGGGCTCACCTCACCCGGAGGCGGAGGCATGGTGGCCGCGGCCACCCTCGGGATGCCCGAGCGCGTCGAGGCCGGGCGCAACTACGACTACCGCTACGTGTGGCTGCGCGACCAGGCCTACGCCGGGCTGGCCGTGTCGGTGGACCAGCCGGACCCGCTCATGGACGAGGCGGTGGCGCTCAGCACCGCCCGGGTCCTCGAGCACGGGCCCGACCTCGCGCCGGCGTACCGGCTCGACGGCCGGCTCCCGCCCCGCGAGCGCGACCTCGACCTCCCCGGCTACCCGGGCGGCAAGGTCGTCGCGGGGAACTGGGTCCGTGGGCAGTTCCAGCTCGACGTCTGCGGGGAGCTGCTCCAGCTCTACGCCACCTCGGCCCGGCACGACCACCTCACCGTCGACGACGTGCGCGCCCTGACCCAGGTCGTCGACATCATCGAGCAGCGCTGGGACGAGCCGGACGCCGGCGTCTGGGAGCTCGACGACCAGTGGTGGACCCAGTCCCGGCTGGCCTGCGTGGCGGGCCTGCGGGCTGCCGCCGCCCAGCTCTCCGGCCCGCAGGCGGGGCGCCTCGTGTCCCTCGCCGATGCCGTCATGGCCGAGACCTCCCGCCGCTGCCTGGGGCCCGACGGCGCCTGGCAGCGGGCGCCGGGCCTCACCGGGGTGGACGCCTCCCTCCTGCTGCCGCCGGTGCGAGGGGCGCTGTCGCCGGCCGACCCCCGCAGCCTCGCCACCCTCGCGGCCGTGAGCCGTGACCTGGTCGAGGACGGCTACGTGTACCGCTACCAGCCCGACGACCGGCCCCTCGGGGAGGCCGAGGGGGCCTTCCTGCTGTGCGGCTTCGGGATGAGCCTGGCGCACCTCGCGGCCGGGGACCGGGTCGAGGCGTTCCGGTGGTTCGAGCGGCAGCGCGCGAGCTGCGGGCCGGCCGGGCTGCTGTCCGAGGAGTTCGACGTGCGCGAGCGCCAGCTCCGGGGCAACCTGCCCCAGGGGTTCGTGCACGCGTTGCTGCTCGAGTGTGCCCAGCGGCTCGGGGCGACGGGCGAGGGCCCCGGCACCGACTGA
- a CDS encoding SDR family oxidoreductase — protein MAGVTVVTGASGGIGRACVREFARRGDDVALLARGEAGLEAAAEEARAMGVRALVVPVDMADADAVERAVATVEDELGPVDVWVNVAFTSVFARFDDIEPAEFRRVTEVSYLGYVYATMAILPRMKQRDRGAIVHVGSALAYRGIPLQSAYCGAKHAIQGFHESVRCELLHEHSNVHVTMVQMPAVNTPQFSWVLSRLPNHAQPVPPIYQPEVAARAVVFAADHPQRREYWVGASTVGTLLANAVVPGLLDRYLGRTGFSSQQTDEPKPADQPANLWEPADGPEGHDFGAHGAFDGKATARSPQQWVAHRYPQVAAVGAAVGALTGAAWAVSRRR, from the coding sequence ATGGCAGGAGTCACGGTGGTCACGGGGGCAAGTGGAGGGATCGGGCGCGCCTGTGTCCGGGAGTTCGCCCGGCGCGGGGACGACGTGGCGCTCCTGGCCCGCGGCGAGGCCGGCCTCGAGGCCGCGGCCGAGGAGGCGCGGGCCATGGGCGTCCGGGCGCTCGTCGTGCCGGTCGACATGGCCGACGCCGATGCCGTCGAGCGCGCTGTGGCGACCGTCGAGGACGAGCTGGGCCCGGTCGACGTCTGGGTGAACGTCGCCTTCACCTCGGTGTTCGCGCGCTTCGACGACATCGAACCGGCGGAGTTCCGTCGCGTCACCGAGGTCAGCTACCTCGGGTACGTCTACGCCACCATGGCCATCCTGCCGCGGATGAAGCAGCGCGACCGCGGGGCCATCGTCCACGTCGGGTCGGCGCTCGCCTACCGGGGCATCCCGCTGCAGAGCGCCTACTGCGGGGCCAAGCACGCCATCCAGGGCTTCCACGAGTCCGTGCGCTGCGAGCTCCTGCACGAGCACAGCAACGTGCACGTCACGATGGTGCAGATGCCGGCGGTCAACACCCCGCAGTTCTCCTGGGTGCTCTCCCGTCTGCCCAACCACGCGCAGCCGGTGCCGCCCATCTACCAGCCCGAGGTCGCGGCCCGCGCCGTGGTCTTCGCGGCCGACCACCCGCAGCGGCGCGAGTACTGGGTGGGCGCCAGCACGGTCGGGACGCTCCTGGCCAACGCGGTGGTGCCGGGCCTGCTCGACCGCTACCTGGGGCGCACCGGGTTCTCCTCGCAGCAGACCGACGAGCCCAAGCCGGCCGACCAGCCGGCCAACCTCTGGGAGCCCGCCGACGGTCCCGAGGGCCACGACTTCGGGGCCCACGGCGCGTTCGACGGCAAGGCCACCGCGCGCAGCCCCCAGCAGTGGGTCGCCCACCGCTACCCGCAGGTCGCGGCCGTCGGCGCGGCCGTCGGCGCGCTGACCGGCGCCGCCTGGGCCGTGAGCCGGCGCCGGTGA
- a CDS encoding MarR family winged helix-turn-helix transcriptional regulator, which translates to MRASRAFSAIIAASVAEAGDAVSPPQLRALVLIATWPEVNAVTIASALGLHPSSATRLCDRLVESGLVERAESPSDRRRVVLTLTDDGVALVGSVMGHRRAALVDILGRMSASDVEMLTAALTAFTDAAEEPHEGVSVAPW; encoded by the coding sequence ATGCGGGCGTCCCGGGCCTTCTCGGCGATCATCGCCGCGTCGGTCGCGGAGGCCGGCGATGCCGTCAGCCCGCCCCAGCTGAGGGCGCTGGTGCTCATCGCGACCTGGCCCGAGGTCAACGCGGTCACGATCGCCTCGGCCCTCGGCCTGCACCCCTCGAGCGCGACGCGGCTGTGCGACCGCCTGGTGGAGTCGGGGCTGGTCGAGCGGGCGGAGTCGCCCAGCGACCGGCGGCGGGTCGTGCTGACCCTCACCGACGACGGGGTCGCCCTCGTCGGCTCGGTCATGGGCCACCGCCGCGCGGCCCTGGTCGACATCCTCGGCCGGATGTCCGCGAGCGACGTCGAGATGCTCACCGCCGCCCTGACCGCGTTCACCGACGCCGCCGAGGAGCCGCACGAGGGGGTCTCGGTCGCTCCCTGGTGA
- a CDS encoding DEAD/DEAH box helicase: protein MTNRLTPRSPRRAGARRTAPRSHQPARAPQDESLIPALTRTARRVEAEANRGRIRPASRTAYQVVALLVRQERARLQSEASVGEPGRAAGLAQLEGVATILAKTAARDTSLLSLLADGAVVSHDAADLKNRMLRAAGREPDPEPTRAPEPATDLAPPSRRVVPQTVIARQLASPFLAPDFSAVPARRPTTNRLGSWELLSPLFRAFESGGDSSCMPLPEPDRAVPGLRGRVLMHHQAQVVAAAAGGHRTFLLADEPGLGKTAQALLAADAADAFPLLVVVPNVVKANWAHEAGLWTPRRTATVIHGDGETLDGFADIVIVNYDILDRHAGWLAHHGFRGMVVDEAHFIKNRTSQRSRHVLELSARIRDRRADALLMALTGTPLINDIEDFRAIWQFLGWIDDTKPRGALMAALEETGLTPADPGFAAAARAAVIGMGIVRRRKVDVAADIPARRVADLPIELDDEAGRSVRAAEQELARRLVARYEKALASRPVVVDGEGIDEALVRKVASAERKNTGAKATGDNVFTVMRRIGQAKAAPAADYAAQLARSVGKVVLFAKHIDVMDAAEQTFAKRGIGYASVRGEQTAKVRKANIEAFLTDPEVSVIVCSLSAAGVGLNLQVASNVVLAELSWTSAEQTQAIDRVHRIGQTEPVTAWRIIAAQTIDSRLAEIVDDKAGLAARALDGSDEEVGSSADIQLEALVSLLTDALEARVS, encoded by the coding sequence ATGACGAACCGCTTGACACCGCGATCCCCGCGTCGTGCCGGCGCGCGGCGCACCGCCCCGCGCTCGCACCAGCCTGCCCGCGCGCCGCAGGACGAGTCCCTCATCCCGGCCCTGACCCGCACCGCCCGCCGGGTCGAGGCCGAGGCCAACCGCGGCCGTATCCGGCCCGCCAGCCGCACGGCCTACCAGGTCGTGGCCCTGCTGGTGCGCCAGGAGCGCGCCCGGCTCCAGAGCGAGGCCTCGGTGGGCGAGCCCGGGCGCGCGGCCGGCCTGGCCCAGCTCGAGGGGGTCGCCACCATCCTGGCCAAGACGGCGGCCCGCGACACCTCGCTGCTGTCGTTGCTGGCCGACGGTGCGGTCGTGTCGCACGACGCCGCCGACCTGAAGAACCGGATGCTGCGGGCGGCCGGGCGCGAGCCCGACCCCGAGCCCACCCGCGCGCCGGAGCCCGCCACCGACCTCGCGCCCCCGTCCCGCCGGGTCGTGCCGCAGACCGTCATCGCGCGCCAGCTGGCGAGCCCGTTCCTGGCCCCGGACTTCTCGGCCGTGCCGGCCCGCCGCCCCACCACCAACCGGCTGGGCAGCTGGGAGCTGCTGTCGCCGCTGTTCCGGGCCTTCGAGTCCGGCGGCGACTCCTCGTGCATGCCTCTGCCCGAGCCCGACCGCGCCGTGCCCGGCCTGCGCGGCCGGGTCCTGATGCACCACCAGGCCCAGGTCGTCGCCGCCGCCGCGGGCGGCCATCGCACCTTCCTCCTCGCCGACGAGCCGGGCCTGGGCAAGACCGCGCAGGCGCTGCTGGCGGCGGATGCCGCCGACGCGTTCCCCCTGCTCGTCGTCGTGCCCAACGTCGTCAAGGCCAACTGGGCCCACGAGGCAGGGCTCTGGACGCCGAGGCGCACGGCCACCGTCATCCACGGTGACGGCGAGACTCTCGACGGCTTCGCCGACATCGTCATCGTCAACTACGACATCCTCGACCGGCACGCCGGCTGGCTGGCCCACCACGGCTTCCGAGGGATGGTCGTCGACGAGGCGCACTTCATCAAGAACCGCACGTCGCAGCGCTCGCGCCACGTGCTCGAGCTCTCGGCCCGCATCCGCGACCGGCGCGCCGACGCGCTGCTGATGGCGCTCACCGGTACCCCCCTGATCAACGACATCGAGGACTTCCGGGCCATCTGGCAGTTCCTCGGTTGGATCGACGACACCAAGCCCCGGGGCGCCCTGATGGCCGCGCTCGAGGAGACCGGCCTGACCCCGGCCGACCCGGGGTTCGCCGCCGCCGCCCGGGCGGCCGTCATCGGGATGGGGATCGTGCGCCGCCGCAAGGTCGACGTCGCCGCTGACATCCCCGCCCGGCGCGTCGCCGACCTGCCCATCGAGCTCGACGACGAGGCGGGGCGCTCGGTGCGCGCCGCCGAGCAGGAGCTCGCGCGGCGCCTCGTGGCGCGGTACGAGAAGGCGCTCGCGTCCCGGCCGGTCGTGGTCGACGGCGAGGGGATCGACGAGGCCCTGGTCCGCAAGGTGGCCTCCGCCGAACGCAAGAACACCGGGGCCAAGGCCACCGGGGACAACGTCTTCACCGTCATGCGCCGCATCGGGCAGGCCAAGGCCGCCCCGGCCGCCGACTACGCCGCGCAGCTGGCGCGAAGCGTCGGCAAGGTCGTCCTCTTCGCCAAGCACATCGACGTGATGGACGCCGCCGAGCAGACCTTCGCCAAGCGCGGCATCGGCTACGCGTCGGTCCGCGGCGAGCAGACCGCGAAGGTGCGCAAGGCCAACATCGAGGCCTTCCTCACCGACCCCGAGGTCTCGGTGATCGTCTGCTCGCTCAGTGCGGCCGGGGTCGGCCTGAACCTCCAGGTCGCCTCCAACGTCGTGCTGGCCGAGCTGTCGTGGACCTCGGCCGAGCAGACCCAGGCCATCGACCGCGTGCACCGCATCGGCCAGACCGAGCCCGTCACGGCCTGGCGCATCATCGCCGCCCAGACCATCGACTCGCGGCTGGCCGAGATCGTCGACGACAAGGCCGGCCTGGCGGCGCGCGCGCTCGACGGCTCCGACGAGGAGGTCGGCTCCTCGGCCGACATCCAGCTCGAGGCCCTGGTGTCGCTGCTCACCGACGCGCTGGAGGCCCGCGTCTCCTAG